Proteins encoded together in one Roseibacterium elongatum DSM 19469 window:
- a CDS encoding SAM-dependent methyltransferase, with amino-acid sequence MAQGVTLHPIGRVVSNRAAPVDDDWDSIAARIELDPARFTPEALMGLDRFSHAEIVFLFDRVTPAQIETGARHPRGNPDWPRVGIFAQRGKNRPNRIGVTACRVLGVDGLALHLAGLDAIDGTPVLDIKPVMSGFAPRGPLREPDWAKVLMQGYWRA; translated from the coding sequence ATGGCGCAGGGCGTTACCCTGCACCCCATCGGGCGGGTCGTCTCGAACCGGGCCGCGCCGGTCGATGACGACTGGGACAGCATCGCGGCCCGGATCGAGCTTGACCCAGCCCGGTTCACGCCCGAGGCGCTGATGGGCCTCGACCGCTTTTCCCATGCCGAGATCGTTTTTCTGTTCGACCGCGTGACGCCGGCGCAGATCGAAACCGGCGCGCGGCATCCGCGCGGCAACCCGGACTGGCCACGGGTCGGAATCTTTGCGCAGCGTGGAAAAAACCGCCCGAACCGCATCGGTGTCACGGCCTGCCGGGTGCTGGGGGTCGATGGGCTGGCGCTGCACCTTGCCGGTCTTGATGCCATCGACGGCACGCCGGTGCTGGACATCAAGCCGGTCATGTCGGGCTTTGCGCCGCGCGGGCCACTCAGGGAACCGGATTGGGCCAAGGTCCTGATGCAAGGCTACTGGCGCGCCTGA
- a CDS encoding carbon-phosphorus lyase complex subunit PhnI, which translates to MYVAVKGGERAIDNAHAWLAEERRGDTDVAELSLAQIREQLSLAVNRVMAEGSLYDPDLAALAIKQARGDLIEAVFLIRAYRTTLPRFGATHPVDTGAMACDRRISATFKDLPGGQVLGPTFDYTHRLLDFALAAEGLQPPAAREGTAAQDPLPHVTDFLAREDLIQPEPEGAETPRDLTREPLELPADRPLRLQALTRGDEGFVLSMAYSTQRGYGRNHPFVGELRIGTVPVEMEIPELGFSIELGDVVLTECETVNQFTGSRTEPPQFTRGYGLVFGQTERKAISMALVDRALRWEELGEDYVGAPAQDAEFVLYHADNVQATGFLEHIKLPHYVDFQSELELIRRLRAEAMQADAQEAAE; encoded by the coding sequence ATGTATGTGGCCGTAAAGGGCGGCGAGCGCGCGATCGACAATGCCCATGCCTGGCTGGCCGAGGAACGGCGCGGCGACACCGATGTGGCCGAGTTGAGCCTGGCGCAGATCCGCGAACAGCTCAGCCTTGCCGTGAACAGGGTGATGGCCGAGGGCTCGCTTTACGACCCCGATCTCGCCGCGCTGGCGATCAAGCAGGCGCGCGGCGACCTGATCGAGGCGGTGTTCCTGATCCGCGCCTATCGCACCACCCTGCCGCGTTTCGGCGCGACCCATCCCGTTGACACGGGCGCGATGGCCTGCGACCGGCGCATCAGCGCGACCTTCAAGGATCTGCCGGGCGGGCAGGTGCTGGGCCCGACCTTCGACTACACGCATCGGCTTCTGGATTTCGCCCTGGCGGCCGAAGGGCTGCAGCCGCCCGCGGCACGTGAGGGGACGGCGGCGCAGGACCCGCTGCCGCATGTCACCGACTTTCTCGCGCGCGAGGACCTGATCCAGCCTGAACCCGAGGGTGCCGAGACCCCGCGCGACCTGACGCGCGAGCCTTTGGAGTTACCCGCCGACCGCCCCCTGCGCCTGCAAGCCCTGACCCGTGGCGACGAGGGATTCGTGTTGTCCATGGCCTATTCCACGCAGCGCGGCTATGGCCGAAACCATCCGTTCGTGGGCGAGTTGCGCATCGGCACCGTGCCGGTCGAGATGGAGATCCCCGAGCTGGGCTTTTCCATCGAGCTGGGAGACGTCGTGCTGACCGAATGCGAGACGGTAAACCAGTTCACCGGGTCCAGGACCGAACCGCCGCAATTCACGCGCGGCTACGGCCTCGTCTTCGGGCAGACCGAGCGCAAGGCGATTTCCATGGCGCTGGTGGATCGTGCCCTGCGGTGGGAGGAATTGGGCGAGGACTATGTCGGCGCGCCCGCACAGGATGCGGAGTTCGTTCTCTACCATGCCGATAATGTGCAGGCGACGGGGTTCCTGGAACACATCAAGCTGCCGCATTACGTCGATTTCCAGTCCGAACTGGAGTTGATCCGTCGGCTGCGGGCCGAGGCAATGCAGGCCGACGCGCAAGAGGCGGCGGAATGA
- a CDS encoding tripartite tricarboxylate transporter TctB family protein → MSIRLLGVAIFVIAALYTRQAGTYAITFGDVLGPTVFPIIVGMPMMILSASLVVFPAGQVDWPAPQRLGRQAAALAVLVGYTIALEPLGFPLATFALIALIGIILGGAPWRAVILGGVMAPALWALFDQVLGLPLDFLGELFVSD, encoded by the coding sequence ATGAGCATACGACTACTGGGTGTCGCGATCTTCGTGATCGCGGCACTCTACACACGGCAGGCGGGGACCTACGCCATCACCTTCGGCGATGTGCTGGGGCCGACGGTCTTTCCGATCATTGTCGGGATGCCGATGATGATCCTGTCCGCCTCTCTCGTGGTATTCCCCGCGGGGCAGGTCGATTGGCCCGCGCCACAGCGCCTGGGCCGTCAGGCCGCCGCTCTGGCCGTGCTGGTCGGCTATACCATCGCGCTGGAGCCCCTGGGCTTTCCGCTGGCGACCTTCGCGCTCATCGCGCTGATCGGCATCATTCTGGGGGGCGCGCCGTGGCGGGCCGTCATTCTCGGCGGGGTCATGGCGCCTGCGCTTTGGGCATTGTTCGATCAGGTGCTGGGCCTGCCGCTCGACTTCCTGGGAGAGCTCTTCGTCAGCGACTGA
- the phnF gene encoding phosphonate metabolism transcriptional regulator PhnF: MGRSPLWTAIRDRLSEEIADGHYAPGDKLPTEAKLAERFGVNRHTVRRALADLAETGTIHARRGAGVFVRHRPTPYPIGRRVRFHQNLTAAGRVPEKRILHLETRAAGPDEAEALSLDDGAEVHVYEGLSLSDGAPIALFRSVFPAARFPQMLRALQATQSVTQAFKANGLDDYTRARTTITAKTASPTLATHLHLPGGAAILRTVGVNVDAAGRPVEYGRTWFAGDRVALTLGEDG; encoded by the coding sequence ATGGGACGCTCCCCCCTTTGGACCGCGATCCGCGACCGGTTGTCGGAAGAAATCGCCGATGGGCACTACGCCCCGGGCGACAAGCTGCCGACCGAGGCGAAATTGGCCGAACGCTTCGGCGTGAACCGGCACACAGTGCGCCGTGCCCTTGCCGATCTGGCCGAGACCGGCACGATCCATGCCCGGCGCGGCGCGGGCGTGTTCGTGCGCCATCGCCCGACGCCCTACCCCATTGGCCGCCGCGTCCGGTTCCACCAGAACCTGACCGCCGCCGGCCGCGTGCCCGAAAAACGCATCCTGCATCTGGAAACGCGCGCCGCCGGCCCGGACGAGGCCGAGGCCCTTTCGCTTGATGACGGGGCCGAGGTGCATGTCTACGAGGGGCTCAGCCTGTCAGACGGCGCACCCATCGCGCTGTTTCGTTCGGTCTTTCCGGCGGCGCGGTTCCCGCAGATGCTGCGCGCGCTGCAGGCCACGCAATCGGTGACCCAGGCGTTCAAGGCCAATGGCCTTGACGATTACACCCGAGCCCGAACGACGATCACGGCCAAGACGGCATCGCCCACCCTTGCCACGCATCTGCATCTGCCCGGTGGCGCGGCGATCTTGCGCACCGTCGGTGTGAATGTGGATGCCGCGGGCCGCCCGGTCGAATACGGGCGCACATGGTTCGCCGGCGACCGCGTCGCCTTGACCCTGGGCGAGGACGGTTGA
- the phnL gene encoding phosphonate C-P lyase system protein PhnL — MIKVENLAKNFTLHNQGGAVIPVIEGAGFSVAPGECVALTGESGAGKSTVMRILYGNYTAQGGSVRIDGIDITRAAPREILALRRETLGYVSQFLRVLPRVPTLEVVAEPLLALGRSEDAALDRARDLLTRLRIPERLWSLSPTTFSGGEQQRVNIARGFAHGYPALLLDEPTASLDATNRETVLSLIEEAKAGGAAIVGIFHDLEARARVADREIDVSAFTPRAA, encoded by the coding sequence ATGATCAAGGTCGAAAATCTCGCTAAGAATTTCACGCTCCACAATCAGGGCGGCGCCGTCATCCCGGTGATCGAGGGGGCGGGGTTTTCGGTCGCCCCCGGTGAATGCGTGGCGCTAACCGGCGAAAGCGGGGCGGGCAAATCCACCGTGATGCGCATTCTCTACGGCAACTACACGGCGCAGGGCGGGTCGGTGCGGATCGATGGCATCGACATCACCCGCGCTGCGCCGCGCGAGATCCTGGCGCTGCGGCGCGAGACGCTGGGCTATGTCAGCCAGTTCCTGCGCGTCCTACCGCGTGTGCCCACGCTGGAGGTGGTGGCCGAGCCGCTGCTGGCGCTGGGGCGCAGCGAAGACGCGGCGCTCGACCGCGCCCGCGATCTGCTGACGCGGCTGCGCATCCCCGAACGGCTGTGGTCGCTGTCGCCCACGACCTTTTCGGGCGGGGAACAGCAGCGCGTGAACATCGCGCGCGGCTTTGCCCATGGCTACCCGGCCCTGCTGCTGGACGAACCCACCGCCAGCCTGGACGCCACCAACCGCGAGACGGTCCTGTCCCTGATCGAAGAGGCCAAGGCTGGTGGCGCGGCCATCGTCGGCATCTTTCACGATCTCGAGGCGCGCGCCCGTGTCGCCGATCGCGAGATCGACGTGTCGGCCTTTACCCCGAGGGC
- a CDS encoding alpha/beta fold hydrolase yields the protein MSETVWIHGTGLNGLRWGPQAETGLWPDLPGHGAAPRAGDTVAAYAKALVPGLPPRFAIVGHSLGGMVAMALAARAPDRCRALILIDVPLSLPDWMPKRLGVWTAPVFSRFPGPRGFARMMARRTENVTARPAIRDRIEAMDRGGFQDAMVATARFDGRPLLPKLTMPVLSLLGRDSMLTGQMERHAYAALPKAELVEIEAGHMLPFDAAETIDPMMTRFLEMHR from the coding sequence ATGAGCGAGACCGTCTGGATCCATGGCACCGGCCTGAACGGGCTGCGCTGGGGGCCGCAGGCCGAGACGGGTCTTTGGCCCGATTTGCCCGGCCATGGGGCCGCGCCGCGCGCCGGTGACACGGTCGCGGCCTATGCCAAGGCACTGGTGCCGGGCCTGCCGCCGCGCTTTGCCATCGTCGGCCATTCGCTGGGGGGCATGGTGGCCATGGCGCTGGCGGCAAGGGCCCCCGACCGCTGCCGCGCCTTGATCCTGATCGACGTGCCGCTGTCGCTGCCCGACTGGATGCCGAAACGTCTGGGTGTCTGGACCGCGCCCGTGTTTTCGCGGTTTCCCGGCCCGCGCGGCTTTGCCCGGATGATGGCGCGGCGCACTGAAAACGTCACGGCTCGCCCCGCGATCCGTGACCGGATCGAGGCAATGGACCGTGGCGGTTTTCAGGATGCGATGGTGGCCACCGCGCGCTTTGACGGTCGCCCGTTATTGCCCAAGCTGACCATGCCGGTCCTGTCCCTGCTGGGGCGCGACAGCATGCTGACCGGGCAGATGGAGCGGCATGCCTATGCCGCCCTGCCCAAGGCCGAACTGGTCGAGATCGAGGCCGGCCACATGCTGCCCTTCGATGCGGCCGAGACGATCGACCCGATGATGACCCGTTTTCTGGAGATGCACCGATGA
- the phnH gene encoding phosphonate C-P lyase system protein PhnH produces the protein MQAQFLDGGFADPPRDAAHAFRAALSALSRPGRIETMAGAMPPAPASPAAGALLLTLCDSTTGLYLAPSHDTEALRGWITFHTAAPVVGPEHAAFALGTWSGLQPVTRFRIGTPEYPDRAATLIVELDALDNAGATLTGPGIEDSARLSVPDVAAFQANRRQFPLGFDTYFTCGDRVAGLPRSTRLEEG, from the coding sequence ATGCAGGCCCAGTTTCTTGACGGCGGCTTTGCCGATCCGCCGCGCGACGCCGCACATGCCTTTCGCGCGGCCCTGTCGGCGCTGTCGCGTCCCGGGCGGATCGAGACCATGGCCGGGGCGATGCCCCCCGCGCCGGCCTCGCCCGCGGCGGGCGCGCTGCTGCTGACGCTTTGCGACAGCACGACGGGCCTCTATCTGGCCCCGTCCCATGACACCGAGGCGCTGCGCGGCTGGATCACCTTTCACACCGCCGCGCCTGTCGTCGGGCCCGAGCACGCGGCCTTTGCCTTGGGCACGTGGTCGGGTTTGCAGCCTGTGACGCGGTTCCGGATCGGCACGCCGGAATACCCCGACCGCGCGGCGACCCTGATCGTCGAGCTGGACGCGCTGGACAATGCGGGCGCGACCCTGACCGGCCCCGGCATCGAGGACAGCGCGCGCCTGTCGGTGCCTGACGTCGCGGCCTTTCAGGCCAACCGCCGGCAGTTCCCGCTGGGGTTCGATACCTACTTTACCTGCGGCGACCGCGTGGCCGGTTTGCCGCGCTCCACCCGCCTAGAGGAGGGCTGA
- a CDS encoding LysR substrate-binding domain-containing protein translates to MAYDLTSLALFRSLAQEGSIAAAAAKLGLAASAASRRLSDLEKQAGVALIRRHRRGVTLTEAGRLMLRHAEVLAGQVARLQSELEDHAAGHRGAIRMAANTSAITQFLPEDLAEFLVSNPGISLQMAEMESVEIIQAVRSGAVDLGIFSAFTQAAGLHVLPYRRDTLVVCAPADHPLSARRTLRLRDLDGHSVVALQRNSSLQAHVDKRAEDLGITIRTTVEVKSFDGVRRMVQARLGIAILPFGAVEAYLGDGSIVMIPIDEPWATRDLMIALPGSDDLSPQVAALVRILQGQGDQARQ, encoded by the coding sequence ATGGCCTATGACCTGACCTCGCTGGCCCTGTTTCGCAGCCTCGCGCAGGAGGGCAGCATCGCTGCAGCCGCGGCCAAGCTGGGCCTTGCCGCCTCCGCCGCCAGCCGCCGCCTCTCGGATCTGGAAAAACAGGCCGGTGTGGCGTTGATCCGGCGGCATCGGCGCGGCGTGACCCTGACCGAGGCCGGGCGGCTGATGCTCAGGCATGCCGAGGTGCTGGCCGGGCAGGTCGCGCGGCTGCAATCCGAGCTGGAGGACCACGCCGCCGGCCATCGCGGCGCGATCCGCATGGCGGCCAATACCTCGGCCATCACGCAGTTCCTGCCCGAAGACCTGGCCGAGTTCCTTGTGTCCAATCCGGGCATCAGCCTTCAGATGGCCGAAATGGAAAGCGTCGAGATCATCCAGGCGGTGCGCAGCGGCGCGGTGGACCTGGGGATATTCTCGGCCTTCACCCAGGCGGCGGGGCTGCATGTGCTGCCCTATCGCCGCGACACGCTGGTGGTCTGCGCCCCGGCCGATCATCCGCTGAGCGCGCGGCGCACGCTGCGCCTGCGCGATCTCGACGGACACAGCGTGGTGGCCCTTCAGCGCAACAGTTCCCTGCAGGCCCATGTCGACAAACGCGCCGAGGATCTGGGCATCACCATCCGCACCACGGTCGAAGTCAAAAGCTTCGATGGCGTGCGGCGCATGGTGCAGGCGCGGCTTGGCATCGCGATCCTGCCCTTCGGCGCCGTCGAGGCCTATCTTGGGGATGGCAGCATCGTGATGATCCCCATCGACGAGCCCTGGGCGACGCGCGACCTGATGATCGCCTTGCCCGGTTCCGACGACCTGTCGCCGCAGGTCGCGGCCTTGGTTCGGATATTGCAGGGGCAGGGCGATCAGGCGCGCCAGTAG
- the phnG gene encoding phosphonate C-P lyase system protein PhnG, with product MSISSPEVSDAAAMAARKLRLSTLAKAPSERLCALWAAYRADPPAHEVLRPPEVGTVMLRGRAGATGAPFNLGEMTVTRCSVRLTGGAVGHGHVQGRDRDAALAAALIDALSEAGEAKAIETAILAPLRDEAVASKAARAAKAAATRVEFFTMVRGEN from the coding sequence ATGTCGATCTCTTCCCCCGAGGTATCGGACGCGGCGGCGATGGCGGCCCGGAAACTGCGCCTGTCGACGCTGGCCAAGGCGCCGTCGGAGCGCCTGTGCGCGCTGTGGGCGGCGTACCGGGCGGACCCGCCCGCGCATGAGGTGCTGCGCCCCCCCGAGGTCGGCACGGTCATGCTGCGCGGTCGCGCCGGTGCGACTGGTGCGCCGTTCAACCTGGGCGAAATGACCGTGACGCGCTGTTCCGTCCGTCTGACGGGCGGTGCCGTGGGGCACGGCCATGTGCAGGGCCGCGATCGTGACGCGGCGCTGGCGGCCGCGCTGATCGACGCCTTGTCCGAGGCCGGCGAGGCCAAGGCGATCGAGACCGCCATTCTGGCGCCCCTGCGCGACGAGGCGGTGGCGTCCAAGGCCGCGCGCGCGGCCAAGGCGGCGGCCACCAGGGTCGAGTTCTTCACCATGGTCCGGGGAGAGAATTGA
- a CDS encoding carboxymuconolactone decarboxylase family protein → MGTFDEDLFEKGMERRKATLGEDYVAKSFESADDLTQGFQEAMTAWAWGFGWGDDAIDAKTRSLMNLSMLGALGKMHEWEIHCRGAIRNGVTRDQIRAAVHVVAIYCGVPQAHECFRVARKVLAEEGML, encoded by the coding sequence ATGGGCACGTTCGACGAGGATCTGTTCGAAAAGGGGATGGAACGGCGCAAGGCCACGCTTGGCGAAGATTATGTCGCCAAAAGCTTCGAGAGCGCCGACGACCTGACCCAAGGCTTTCAAGAGGCGATGACCGCCTGGGCCTGGGGCTTTGGCTGGGGCGATGACGCCATCGACGCCAAGACCCGTAGCCTGATGAACCTGTCCATGCTGGGCGCGCTGGGGAAGATGCACGAATGGGAAATCCATTGCCGCGGCGCGATCCGCAATGGCGTCACCCGCGACCAGATCCGCGCCGCCGTGCATGTCGTCGCGATCTATTGCGGCGTGCCGCAGGCGCATGAATGTTTCCGTGTCGCCCGAAAGGTTCTGGCCGAGGAAGGGATGCTCTGA
- a CDS encoding hydroxymethylglutaryl-CoA lyase, with protein MASATPVPPGSHITICEVGPRDGFQNEKTFIPTAKKIEIVNALFASGLRHMQVTSFVSPRAVPQLADAEEVLAGIDRPEGAFVTALVPNLRGAERAAGAGVDAVHTVVSASETHNLKNVNRPVDQSLSEFEAVFATLDKAGIAIEGGIATAFGCPFEGIVPPRQVARIAKRYQELGASSVSLGDTTGMATPLTVQAAIRAIRDAAPGLEIHLHFHNTRGVGLACVMTGLSEGVTHYDASVGGLGGCPFAAGATGNICTEDLVYLLQESGYESGVDLDKIIAAATLTQEVIGRPLPGQVLKAGPRLKRHDPDLTVTAAG; from the coding sequence ATGGCCAGCGCCACCCCCGTGCCACCGGGGTCCCACATCACCATTTGCGAGGTCGGGCCCCGCGACGGCTTTCAGAACGAAAAGACCTTCATCCCGACCGCGAAAAAGATCGAGATCGTCAACGCGCTGTTTGCCAGCGGGCTGCGGCACATGCAGGTGACCTCCTTCGTCAGCCCGCGCGCGGTGCCGCAACTGGCCGATGCCGAAGAGGTGTTGGCCGGGATCGACCGCCCCGAGGGGGCCTTTGTGACCGCGCTGGTGCCGAACCTGCGCGGTGCCGAACGGGCCGCCGGCGCGGGCGTCGATGCGGTGCATACCGTGGTTTCGGCCTCGGAGACGCATAACCTCAAGAACGTGAACCGCCCCGTCGATCAATCCCTGTCCGAGTTCGAGGCCGTTTTCGCCACGCTGGACAAGGCCGGCATCGCCATCGAGGGCGGCATCGCCACCGCCTTCGGCTGCCCCTTCGAGGGGATCGTACCGCCCCGGCAGGTCGCGCGCATCGCCAAACGGTATCAGGAGCTTGGTGCAAGCAGCGTCTCGCTGGGGGATACCACGGGCATGGCCACGCCGCTGACGGTGCAGGCCGCCATCCGCGCCATCCGCGACGCGGCGCCGGGGCTGGAGATCCATCTGCATTTCCACAACACGCGCGGCGTCGGCCTGGCCTGCGTCATGACCGGCCTGTCCGAGGGGGTCACCCATTACGATGCGTCCGTCGGGGGCCTTGGCGGCTGCCCGTTCGCGGCGGGGGCCACGGGCAATATCTGCACCGAGGATCTGGTCTATCTGCTGCAGGAAAGCGGCTACGAGAGCGGCGTGGATCTCGACAAGATCATCGCCGCCGCCACGCTGACGCAAGAGGTGATCGGCCGCCCCTTGCCCGGACAGGTGCTCAAAGCGGGGCCGCGCCTGAAACGCCATGACCCCGACCTGACCGTGACGGCCGCAGGATGA
- a CDS encoding Bug family tripartite tricarboxylate transporter substrate binding protein — protein MKILTNTSVALGLAMTAMVTVATPASANECIAPSNPGGGWDFTCRTIGRILTELDLVDGNVQVTNMPGGVGAVTFAMVASERSDDAELIVATSTVGITQIAQGRYPAPLDTMRYLAMLGADVGVIAVDNDSPIQSLAELNAAMAEDPTALVTAGSSGAGGWDHIRLLMVADAAGVDDISAIRWVQFDGGTDAVTQMMGGQIDVVSTDLGEIAGFVESGDIRVLAALSDDPIPAFPDIPTAISQGIDVTGYNWRGLYTGGDVTDEEYASWVERLETLYNSDAWQEAATASGLVPIWRGGDEFEAFVREQAEVMEQISRDIGVIE, from the coding sequence ATGAAAATCTTGACCAACACGTCGGTGGCCCTGGGCTTGGCAATGACCGCCATGGTGACGGTCGCCACCCCGGCCTCGGCCAATGAATGCATTGCCCCGTCGAATCCCGGCGGCGGCTGGGACTTTACCTGCCGCACCATCGGCCGGATCCTGACGGAACTGGATCTCGTCGATGGCAACGTTCAGGTCACCAACATGCCCGGCGGCGTGGGGGCGGTGACCTTCGCGATGGTCGCCTCGGAACGCTCGGACGATGCCGAATTGATCGTGGCCACCTCGACCGTGGGCATCACCCAGATCGCGCAGGGCCGCTACCCCGCGCCGCTGGATACGATGCGCTACCTTGCGATGCTGGGCGCCGATGTGGGCGTCATCGCCGTGGACAATGACAGCCCGATTCAGAGCCTGGCAGAACTGAACGCGGCCATGGCCGAAGATCCGACCGCGCTGGTCACCGCCGGTTCGTCTGGCGCGGGCGGCTGGGACCACATCCGCCTGTTGATGGTCGCCGACGCCGCGGGCGTGGACGACATCAGCGCCATCCGCTGGGTGCAGTTCGACGGCGGCACGGACGCGGTCACGCAGATGATGGGCGGCCAGATCGATGTGGTGTCGACCGACCTTGGCGAGATCGCGGGCTTTGTCGAATCGGGTGATATCCGCGTTCTGGCGGCGCTGAGCGACGATCCGATCCCGGCCTTCCCCGATATCCCCACAGCGATCTCGCAAGGCATCGACGTGACGGGTTACAACTGGCGCGGGCTCTACACCGGCGGCGACGTCACCGACGAGGAATACGCGTCCTGGGTCGAGCGTCTGGAAACGCTCTACAACTCCGACGCATGGCAGGAAGCGGCCACCGCGTCCGGTCTGGTCCCGATCTGGCGTGGCGGCGACGAGTTCGAAGCCTTCGTGCGTGAACAGGCCGAGGTGATGGAGCAGATCTCGCGCGATATCGGCGTCATCGAATGA
- a CDS encoding CaiB/BaiF CoA transferase family protein, with the protein MSALPLSGVRVIDLTRILSGPFCSMILGDLGAEVVKIEAPGGDHVRGQGHKIDGLSWYFAGFNRNKQSLELDLRKPEGVAVLERLLARADILTENFRPGVLAKMGLTEARLNEINPDLIVVSVNGYGSTGPYADRPAFDFIAQAMSGYMATNGTPDTGPLRTAPPITDLVAGLYAALGAVAALRGRENGGPAQRVEASMMMSMMSMMAYLSSNALATGRDPVPTGNDHPIASPYGLFRASDGDIAVAPSTEVIVQRFMKEIGLSHLLDEPRFVNNAMRVQNRAELNALINAAVAGGTQAEWIARLNKAGVPSGRVQSLTEALADPQVAAQEMVLDVPHPGHGTVKMTGFPIKFSQTPLRVRHTVPDLGEHGREVLRAAGYDEAEIDALIANGIMGAGDPAG; encoded by the coding sequence ATGAGCGCGCTTCCCCTTTCCGGCGTCCGGGTCATCGACCTGACGCGTATCCTGTCCGGTCCGTTCTGTTCCATGATCCTCGGTGATCTCGGGGCCGAGGTCGTCAAGATCGAGGCCCCCGGCGGCGACCATGTCCGCGGCCAGGGGCACAAGATCGACGGCCTGTCGTGGTATTTCGCGGGCTTCAACCGCAACAAGCAGTCGCTGGAACTGGACCTGCGCAAGCCCGAGGGCGTCGCCGTGCTGGAACGGCTGCTGGCGCGCGCCGACATCCTGACCGAGAATTTCCGCCCCGGCGTTCTGGCCAAGATGGGCCTGACCGAGGCCCGCCTGAACGAGATCAACCCCGATCTCATCGTGGTCAGCGTGAACGGATATGGCTCGACCGGGCCCTATGCCGACCGCCCGGCCTTTGACTTCATCGCGCAGGCCATGTCGGGCTACATGGCCACGAACGGCACGCCTGACACCGGCCCGCTGCGCACCGCGCCCCCCATCACCGACCTGGTGGCTGGACTTTACGCCGCGCTTGGGGCCGTCGCGGCCCTGCGCGGGCGCGAAAACGGCGGCCCGGCGCAGCGGGTCGAGGCGTCGATGATGATGTCCATGATGTCGATGATGGCCTATCTGTCCTCGAACGCGCTAGCCACGGGGCGCGACCCGGTGCCGACCGGCAACGATCACCCGATCGCCTCGCCCTATGGCCTGTTCCGGGCCTCGGATGGCGATATCGCGGTGGCCCCCTCGACCGAAGTGATCGTGCAACGTTTCATGAAGGAAATCGGGCTGTCGCACCTGTTGGACGAGCCACGCTTTGTCAACAACGCGATGCGGGTGCAGAACCGGGCCGAGCTGAACGCGCTGATCAATGCGGCGGTCGCGGGCGGCACGCAGGCGGAATGGATCGCGCGGTTGAACAAGGCCGGCGTCCCCTCGGGGCGCGTGCAATCGCTGACCGAGGCGCTGGCCGATCCGCAGGTCGCCGCGCAGGAGATGGTGCTCGACGTACCCCATCCGGGTCATGGCACGGTGAAGATGACGGGCTTCCCGATCAAGTTCTCGCAAACCCCGCTGCGCGTGCGCCATACGGTGCCAGACCTGGGCGAACATGGCCGCGAGGTCCTGCGTGCCGCTGGCTATGACGAGGCCGAGATCGACGCGCTGATCGCCAATGGCATCATGGGGGCGGGCGACCCCGCTGGATAG
- the phnK gene encoding phosphonate C-P lyase system protein PhnK, producing MTPLLSVQDLTKRYGARIGCADVGFDLYSGEVLGIVGESGSGKSTLLNCLAGHLAPDAGRVVFDTRADGPRDVLRMSEPERRMLGRTDWAFVHQNPRDGLRMRISAGGNVGERVMAVGARHYGDIRDQALDWLGRVEIAGERIDDRPSAFSGGMQQRLQIARNLVTGPRLVFMDEPTGGLDVSVQARLLDLIRGLVRRMGLSAIVVTHDLAVVRLLADRLMVMKDGHVIETGLTDQVLDDPQAAYTQLLVSSVLHV from the coding sequence ATGACGCCGCTTTTGTCCGTTCAGGACCTGACGAAACGCTATGGCGCACGGATCGGGTGCGCCGATGTCGGTTTCGACCTGTACTCCGGCGAGGTGCTGGGGATCGTCGGTGAAAGCGGATCAGGCAAATCCACGCTGCTCAATTGCCTTGCCGGGCATCTGGCGCCGGACGCGGGGCGGGTGGTCTTCGACACCCGCGCCGACGGGCCGCGCGATGTCTTGCGGATGTCGGAACCCGAACGCCGCATGCTGGGCCGCACCGATTGGGCCTTTGTCCACCAGAACCCGCGCGACGGGTTGCGCATGCGGATCAGCGCGGGCGGCAATGTGGGCGAACGCGTGATGGCCGTGGGGGCGCGGCACTACGGCGATATCCGCGATCAGGCACTGGATTGGCTGGGCCGGGTCGAGATCGCGGGCGAGCGGATCGACGACCGTCCCTCGGCCTTTTCGGGCGGGATGCAGCAACGCCTACAAATCGCGCGCAACCTCGTGACCGGGCCCCGGCTGGTGTTCATGGACGAACCGACCGGGGGCCTTGATGTGAGCGTGCAGGCCCGGCTGTTGGACCTGATCCGCGGGCTTGTGCGGCGCATGGGTCTTTCCGCCATCGTGGTGACGCATGATCTGGCTGTCGTACGCCTGTTGGCGGATCGGCTTATGGTGATGAAGGACGGCCATGTGATCGAGACCGGTCTGACCGATCAGGTGCTCGACGATCCGCAGGCCGCCTATACGCAGCTGCTCGTCAGCTCGGTTCTGCACGTCTGA